The sequence below is a genomic window from Zygosaccharomyces rouxii strain CBS732 chromosome D complete sequence.
tagtgaagaaggtgatagTGAGTTAGATAAATCCAGGAAAGCAtatgataaaatttttaagGCAGTGGTGGATGCTTCTGATGTTATTCTTTATGTGTTGGATGCTAGAGATCCCGAAGGTACAAGATCTAGAAAGGTGGAAGAAGCTGTTTTGCAAAGTCAAGGTAAGAGGttaattcttctaataaACAAGGTCGATTTAATTCCACCTTACGTTTTAGAACAATGGTTGAATGTTTTGAGGTCAAGCTTCCCCACTATTCCTCTAAAGTCCGCACCTGGTGCTACGACAGCTACTTCCTTCAACAAAAAGTTAAGTCAAAGCGTCACCGCCAATGCTTTAATGGAGAgtttaaaaaaatatgctACCAATAACAATTTAAAGAGATCTATTGTTGTAGGTGTCATCGGTTATCCAAATGTGGGTAAATCTTCTGTCATTAATGCTTTGATTTCCCGTCGTAACGGTTCGTCTAAGGCATGTCCCGTGGGTAATGAAGCAGGTGTCACTACTTCTTTAAGAGAAATTAAAGTCGACAACCgattaaagattttggaTTCTCCAGGTATTTGCTTCCCTAGTGAaaccaagaaaaaatctAAGACTGATCAAGAGGCTGAGCTGGCTCTTCTCAATGCCTTGCCACCCAAGCACATCGTTGATCCATATCCTGCTGTTTTATTACTTATTAAAAGATTGTCCAAATCTCCTGAAATGActgaagatttcaagaaacTCTATGAGTTACCACCGATCCCAGCCGGTGATGCTGATACATTTACCAAACACTTCCTAATTCACGTCTCACGTAAGAGGGGTAGATTGGGCAAGGGTGGTGTTCCCAACATGGCTAGTGCAGGTTTATCAGTATTGAACGATTGGAGAGACGGCAAGATCAAGGGATGGACTCTTCCTAAGGCCTCTAAGGATGCTGTAACGCACTCTCTTAACGCTGGTCAACAACAGCCTCCTGAGAAGGTCGAACAGGCTACCATGGTCTCAGAGTGGTCAAAGGAATTCGATTTGGATGGGTTATTTGCATCTCTTGACAGTGCTATTGAcgctgaaaagaaataaatatGACTACGGTTTGATAAAAAGGATTTTCACTATATAAAGCAAGTCATCTCCCAACAAGAAAGACTTTGTAGGATTTgtatattattatcaacATGCAGCTACATTCTAAGCTCTATCATTTACGACGCGCGTAGGCTACAAAGGCCTTTGAGCTGCAGAATTCAAACTGAAAATACTAAACATAAAATTGATGGTTCATAAAGTAAATGATCGGGTACAGATAGATGGCAAATCCTGTACCATTCGATTTGTTGGCGAGATTCATAGGTGGCCTGGATCAATTACTTATGGTGTAGAATGGGATGATTCCAAACGAGGTAGGAACTCCGGTACGATTGATGATCAAGAGTATTTCAAGACAGCTGTGCCCAATGCTGGATCATTCTTAAAGGAAACCAAATGGTCCCTTCTATTAGACTCTGGTGTTTCCTTCTATGAAGCCCTACAAGAGAAATATGGCAAACCTAAGAGGGAGAAGGAAGACATTTACTTGGGAACGAAAAGAGTGGAAAGTTTTGGATTCGAAAAACTGACAGTAGAGGAGCAAGACTTGGGAAAGCTCCAGGGATTATGCCTTGATCACTGTAAAATCAGTTGCTTGGAAAGCGGCCGcaataaaatttcaaacaaCTACTCTAATATTTTCGAGTTGGATCTCTCGTACAATCTTTTAGCCGATGTCAGAGAAATATGTGAATTTATCAGTCATTTCCGAGACTTGAAATTCTTAGACTTATCCGGGAATTATTTTACCAAGGGATGGCATAGCTTGGATCAATATTCTTTCCCAGCTGTCACAGTACTCTATTTGTCCAATTGCCGCCTTGATCTAAATCAACTAAGGCAATTATTAAAAATCTTTCCCTCCGTGGAAATTCTCGATGCCAGCAAGAACTATTTAAAAGATATCGATAGCACTGACGTggattttccaatttcagTTGGGGAACTAATTCTTAGTGGTAACTCCATAAGGTACCTCCCACCCAGTTTGTCCCGTTGGAACCTACATACTTTGAACCTCTCTCATAATGCCATCGAAAATATTTCTAATGTTCCAACCActgatttgaaaaacctAGATTTATCACATAATTTAATAGCCGATTGGAAGACATTAGATCAGTTAAATATTGGTTTTCCAGAGCTTCATTCTCTCAGAGTGAATGGAAATCTTTTCTTCGAGAATAGAGAAGATCGCTTAGCtcaattttatttggtAATAGCACGATTCAACCATTTGAATATCTTAAATGGTTCATTACTATCAAAGAAGGAACGTGAGGAAGCAAGATTGTTTTTCGTTTCTCAAGTATCCCGGGGTTTAGTCCAATACGATAAAAGTTGCGAACTATGGTGCCGATTGTACTACCAATATGCTCCAAGATATGAAATCGAAGGCATTGAAGAATCCTGGTTGGGTTCTCAAATATTAAGTCTACGAGTGAAGCAAGAAGAGACACAAACgatattaaatttaacaatACTTTCGAGTTATACTGTAAGAAACTTGAAACGCATTATCTGCCAACAATTGAGCATGAACATCTTAAAAATTACATTATCCTATTTCATTGCTCCCTCTGTATTAGAGGAAGTCAGTCAAGATTTCACACCTGTCAGTGATTTGAATCTCACTAATGGTGATATTTTATATGTTAAAAGGAAGCAATCCGAACATTAATGACCCTATCAAAAGTCCAACACCACTCAAGCAAAGCCCTATCACTGTTTCTTATTTCTATTATTACTATAAGTACTATTATTACGAGCCTTTAATTTTTATCTTATCATATCCCCTAATCTAAATTAAAATGCCATAGCGGATCGCTCAAATGGTGGATCATTTCCACACCGTGGCCCTTATTAATtgatttaatttcttcagtACTCATCATAAGTTTACCAATAGCCAAAGCGCTTTCCTTATTTTCTGCATTAATGACTACCACAGAGTCCTTTTCATAACCTGGTGCCTCTGGAAGTGAAGCACCTGGTGAAGTTAGACCTGGACACATGATGTTGGCACCGGATAACACAAATTTGATGGCTCCTCTATCAACCTGAACTGTAGGATATGCATCTGGAAATTTATGTACAAGTTTCAGCGTGGGAATCAACTCTGcaaatttttggaagaataGAATTTCACCATCCACGGAATATAGTTGGATTTTATCTTCacattttatcaattcCACTTGACTTTTTTTAGGGATCAACTCATCAATAACATCTTCCAACTTGGGGTATTGGCTCACTAATTTACTCTTAAGACTTCTTTGCACAGAAGATTTAACGTTGGAACGTGAGTGGACATCTTCCTTGGCGAATCTGTAAAATATTTGGTTAGTTTCTATGTTGGATTTCTACAATACTTTTTCGATTCAAAAACATACTTTCTAAACATGGTTGATTATCAATTGAGGCCTTAGTGTGATACTTCAATCGTTTCTAAGCTAGCCATACaaagaatcttttcaatattcGATATGCAGgtgttctttttttcctttcacCGAAAGttggaagaaagagaaaaaaaaaaaaaacaatttCTAGGGCTTCTCAGAGAAGAGATAGGGCTTTGTATGCATATATCACGGCGAACGTTATGATAATGACTTGTACAGGTATTTCTGAGGCGTCAGAGCTACCTGACGGCGCCACAATTAATTATATtgtattatattatatCAAAGGATTTCGCTAGTATATCTAATAGCTTCAGATAGATCCACAAAATCAAGagctttcaatttttaGTATTAGTGGTTTCGCAATTTATACTT
It includes:
- the NUG1 gene encoding RNA-binding GTPase NUG1 (similar to uniprot|P40010 Saccharomyces cerevisiae YER006W NUG1 GTPase that associates with nuclear 60S pre-ribosomes required for export of 60S ribosomal subunits from the nucleus); translated protein: MALRKKTSKRTSTRLREGIKKKAAAHRRKERKLTKKDPTWKSKSKKDPGIPSSFPYKGKILEEIEHAKVKSLEEKEIAKQQKLEAKRRAMEAGEMDEDMNEDEDEEDQNGLAALVESAQHAAEEYEDANGEPDAMDEDDDNLDVINYNVDFYGDSEEGDSELDKSRKAYDKIFKAVVDASDVILYVLDARDPEGTRSRKVEEAVLQSQGKRLILLINKVDLIPPYVLEQWLNVLRSSFPTIPLKSAPGATTATSFNKKLSQSVTANALMESLKKYATNNNLKRSIVVGVIGYPNVGKSSVINALISRRNGSSKACPVGNEAGVTTSLREIKVDNRLKILDSPGICFPSETKKKSKTDQEAELALLNALPPKHIVDPYPAVLLLIKRLSKSPEMTEDFKKLYELPPIPAGDADTFTKHFLIHVSRKRGRLGKGGVPNMASAGLSVLNDWRDGKIKGWTLPKASKDAVTHSLNAGQQQPPEKVEQATMVSEWSKEFDLDGLFASLDSAIDAEKK
- the PAC2 gene encoding Pac2p (similar to uniprot|P39937 Saccharomyces cerevisiae YER007W PAC2 Microtubule effector required for tubulin heterodimer formation binds alpha-tubulin required for normal microtubule function null mutant exhibits cold-sensitive microtubules and sensitivity to benomyl), whose product is MVHKVNDRVQIDGKSCTIRFVGEIHRWPGSITYGVEWDDSKRGRNSGTIDDQEYFKTAVPNAGSFLKETKWSLLLDSGVSFYEALQEKYGKPKREKEDIYLGTKRVESFGFEKLTVEEQDLGKLQGLCLDHCKISCLESGRNKISNNYSNIFELDLSYNLLADVREICEFISHFRDLKFLDLSGNYFTKGWHSLDQYSFPAVTVLYLSNCRLDLNQLRQLLKIFPSVEILDASKNYLKDIDSTDVDFPISVGELILSGNSIRYLPPSLSRWNLHTLNLSHNAIENISNVPTTDLKNLDLSHNLIADWKTLDQLNIGFPELHSLRVNGNLFFENREDRLAQFYLVIARFNHLNILNGSLLSKKEREEARLFFVSQVSRGLVQYDKSCELWCRLYYQYAPRYEIEGIEESWLGSQILSLRVKQEETQTILNLTILSSYTVRNLKRIICQQLSMNILKITLSYFIAPSVLEEVSQDFTPVSDLNLTNGDILYVKRKQSEH
- the TMA20 gene encoding translation machinery-associated protein 20 (similar to uniprot|P89886 Saccharomyces cerevisiae YER007C-A TMA20 Protein of unknown function that associates with ribosomes), which codes for MFRKFAKEDVHSRSNVKSSVQRSLKSKLVSQYPKLEDVIDELIPKKSQVELIKCEDKIQLYSVDGEILFFQKFAELIPTLKLVHKFPDAYPTVQVDRGAIKFVLSGANIMCPGLTSPGASLPEAPGYEKDSVVVINAENKESALAIGKLMMSTEEIKSINKGHGVEMIHHLSDPLWHFNLD